CGTCAGGGCGTTGAACAGCGTGGACTTGCCCGCGTTGGTATAGCCCACCAGCGACACCGACAGCGCCCCGCCGCGCGCCCGGGCGCGCCGCTGCGTGACCCGCTGGCGCTCGACGCGGTCGAGCCGTTCGCGCAGCACCTTGACCTTGGCGCCGATCATGCGGCGGTCCATTTCGAGCTGGGACTCGCCCGGCCCGCGCATGCCGATGCCGCCGCGCTGGCGCTCGAGGTGGGTCCAGAGACGGGTCAGGCGGGTGACTAGGTGCTGCAGCTGCGCCAGTTCGACCTGCAGCTTGCCCTCGTGGCTTTTGGCGCGCAAGGCGAAGATGTCGAGGATGAGGGCGACCCGGTCGACCACCCGCAGGTTGAACTCGCGCTCGAGGTTGCGCTGCTGCGCGGGCGACAGGGGCTGGTCGAACAGCACGATGTCGGCCAGCAGCGCGCCGGCCGTGGCCACGGCTTCCTGGACCTTGCCGGAACCGATGAAGAACTTGGCGTCGGGGCGATCGCGCCGCACCGTGACGGTGCCGACGATTTCGGCCCCTGCCCCGCGCGCCAGCATGGCGAATTCTTCGGCATGCGCGGCGAAGTCGGGGCTGCCGAGGTCGACACTGATGATCAGCGCACGCATGGGCCTGCCCCGCTACAGCGAAAATGCCCGCCGACACGAGCCGTGCGGCGGGCAGGAAAAGGTACAGCCGGAGCTTGACGATTATTCAGCGGGAACATCCACCTGGAAATTGACGGCGCGCGCGGGAACGACGGTGGAAATGGCGTGCTTGTACACCATTTGCGTCACGGTATTGCGCAGCAGCACCACGTATTGATCGAAAGATTCTATTTGCCCTTGCAGCTTGATGCCGTTTACCAGGTAGATGGACACGGGCACATGTTCTTTGCGCAGCGTGTTCAGAAACGGATCTTGCAGAGTTTGCCCTTTATTGCTCATTGGCCAGGCTCCAATTGTTTGTTTTGAGTGGTGGCAGGCGCCGAAATATGTACTCTACAGGGTTTTCCCGGCCCGTGCCACTTGCCCCGAGGGGCAAATTCTTTCATAAGGTGTCAGGACGGCCGGGGCGCCGGCCCCGGCCAGTTTTTCAGCCCGCCAGAATGCCTTTCAGGGCCTCGACCAGGCGCGCGCACTGGGTTTCGGTGCCCACGGTGATGCGCAGGAACTGGTCGATGCGGGCATGCTTGAAATGGCGCACGATGATGCTGCGCTCGCGCAGCGCGGCGGCCAGGGCGGCCCCGTCGTGCCCGGGGTGGCGGGCGAAGACGAAATTGGCGGCCGATGGCAGCACCTGGAACCCCAGGGCCTGCAACTGGCCGGCCAGGGCCTCGCGCGTGGCGATCACTGCCTGGCGGGTGCGCTCGAAATACGCCGTATCCTCGATTGCCGCCACGGCGCCGGCTTCGGCCAGGCGGTCGACCGGATAGGAATTGAAGCTGTTCTTGACGCGCTCGAGCGCCTCGATGAGCACCCGGCTGCCGATGGCGAAACCGACCCGCAGGCCGGCCAGCGAACGCGACTTGGAAAGCGTCTGGATGACCAGCAGGTTGTCGTGGCGGGACACCAGCGGCACGGCCGATTCGGCGCCGAAATCGACATAGGCTTCATCGATGACCACCGGGATGTCCGGGTTGGCCGCCACGATGCGCTCGATGTCGTCCAGGGCCAGCGCCCGGCCGGTAGGCGCGTTGGGGTTCGGGAAGATGATGGCGCCCGCGCCGCGCCCGGCGGACGGCAGGTAATCTTGCACATCGATACAGAAATCTTCGGTCAGCGGCACCGCCTGGCTGGCGATCTGGTACAGGCCGCAATACACCGGATAGAAGCTGTAGGTGATGTCGGGAAACAGCAGCGGGCCATCGTGCTTGAGCAGCGCCAGGAAGGCGTGCGCCAGCACTTCGTCAGAGCCATTGCCCACGAAGACCTGGCCGGACTCGACCTTGAAATGGGCGGCGATGGCCTGGCGCAGCCGTTCGGAGCCCGGATCGGGGTACAGCTTCAGGCTGTCGTCGCAGGCCGCGCGCATGGCCTGCAGCACCTTGGGCGACGGGCCGAACGGATGTTCGTTGGTATTGAGCTTGACCAGGTCTTGCAGCTTGGGCTGTTCGCCCGGCACATAGGGACTGAGTGTCCCTACGACGGGACTCCAGTAACGGCTCATGGATCAGTTTTCCTGCGCGTAAGGATTGCGCGATGACTTGAACTCGATGCGCAACGGCGTGCCGGCCAGCTTGAAGGCGTCGCGGAAACGGGTTTCCAGGTAGCGGCGATAAGAATCGGGAATGGCATCGAGCGCATTGCCGTGGATGATGACCAGCGGCGGGTTCTGCCCGCCCTGGTGCGCATAGCGCATCTTGGGCCGGAAAATGCCCTTGCGCGGCGGCGGCTGCTGCTCGACGGCGGCGTGCAGCTCGCGCGTGAGCTTGGGCGTGGACAGCTTGGCGAAAGCGGCGGCATGCGCCGACACCACCGACTTGAGCACCGGCTTGATGCCCTGCCCCTTCAGGGCCGAAATGGTGTGGGTGGGCGCGAACGACAGGAAGCGCAGCTTGCGCTGGAACTCGCGTTCGATGCGCTCGCGCTGGTCGATGTCGAGGCCGTCCCATTTGTTGATGGCCACGACCACGGCGCGGCCTGTTTCAAGCACGAATCCGGCGATGTGGGCGTCCTGTTCGGAGACCTCGGTCTGGGCATCGAGCATCAGCAGCACCACATTGCTGGCCTCGATGGCCTGCAGCGTCTTGATGACCGAGAATTTTTCCACCGCCTCGAATACCTTGCCGCGGCGGCGCAGCCCGGCAGTGTCGATCAGGGTGTACTTGCGGCCGTCGCGCTCGAAATCGATCTCGATGGCGTCGCGCGTGGTGCCCGGCAGGTCGAAGGCGATGACGCGCTCTTCGCCCAGCAGCGTATTGATGAGGGTGGACTTGCCCACATTGGGCCGGCCGACGATGGCCAGCTTGATGCGGTGGTCGGGCGGCAGGTCGGCGGCGTCGGGATCGGGCTCGGGTTCGGGCTCGACCAGGTCCTGGAGCGCCAGCCCGATGAGATCGACGATACCGTCGCCATGCGCGGCGGAAATCGGATGAGGCGTGCCCAGACCCAGTTCATGGAACTCGCTGGTGGCGTTGCCCACCCCCATGCCTTCGGCCTTGTTGACCGCCAGCACCACCCGTTGCTGGCCCGATTTGCGCAGCAGTTGGGCAATTTCGTGGTCATGCGCATTGACGCCGGCGCGCGCGTCGACCAGGAACACCACCACATCGGCCTCGGCGATGGCCTGGCTGGTCTGGCGCGCCATTTCGCGCAGGATTCCGGTCTTGGCCACCGGCTCGAAGCCCCCGGTGTCGATGACGATGAAGGGCGTGTCGCCCACCCTGCCCTCGCCGTAGTGGCGATCGCGCGTCAGGCCGGAATAATCGGCAACCAGCGCCGCGCGCGAACGCGTCAGGCGGTTGAAGAGGGTCGACTTGCCCACATTGGGGCGGCCGACCAGGGCGACGACGGGCTTGAAAGACACGGTAGGACTGGCGAAGTAAGAGTTAGTTGGTGCCGATCAGCACGAGGTTGCCGTTGCCGTTCTGCACCAGCAGGCCCTGCGGCGTGGTTTGCAGGGGCGAGACAACGGCATCGCCGCCCACCGACATGCGGGCCAGCAGGGTGCCGTCGCTGCGCGACAGGAAGTGGACATAGCCGTCCAGGTCGCCCACGGCCACGGCGCTGCCCAACAGGGCCGGCGAGGTCAGCTTGCGGTTTTTCAACGCGGCCTGCTTCCAGACATTGGTGCCGCTGTCGAGCGCGAAAGCGTTGACCACGCCATGCTGGTCGGGCGCGTAGGCGAACTGGCCATCCAGCGCCATGCCGCTTGCGCTGGAGAAATCTTTGGCCCACAGCGGGCGGCCGCCCTGGGTGACATCGAAGCAGACGATGCGGCCCTGGTACGCCACCGCGCACAGCAGGTTGCCGGCGATGCGCGGCGCGCCGACCACGTCGGTAAGGCGTTCGAGGTCGCTGGCGCCGCGCGGGGTGGCCACGGTGCCTTCCCACTGGACGTTGCCGCTGCCGACGTTGATGGCCAGCAGCTTGCCGCCCGGCAGGCCGGTGATGACCAGGCCTTCGGCCATGACCATTTGCGCGTTGCTGCGCAGGGCCAGGGCCGGCCCCGGGCGCTGCAGGCTCCAGAGGCGCTCGCCGTTTTCGATATTGAACGCCTGGATGCGGTAGTCGCCGCTGCGCACCACGACGGCGCCATAGCCGACCACCGGAGCAATGGAGACGTCGCTGGAAGCCTGCGCTTTCCATTTGACCTTGCCGGTGTCGTCGAAGGCGATGACTTCGCCTAGCGGCGAAGCAACCACGGTAGTGGTGCCGTCGCTGCCGACGCCGGCCGACAGCTTGGTGTCGGCATCGGCTTTCCAGAGCACGCGGCCGCTGGCCAGCTCGAGCTTGGCGACCGAGCCGTCGGGCGTGGCGGCGTAGACCGAGTCGCCCACCACGGCCGGCACGAAGCCGAAGCCGGAACCGCTGCCCACCGACGTGGACCACACGGTGCGCACCGACATGCCGGGCGCGTATTCGGTAAGGGGCGCGGGCTCGTAGCGGTCGTCGTTGCTGGAGAACATCGAGCAGCCGGCCAGCGCGAGCAGGCTGGCGGCCAGGGCGGCGCCGCGCCACACGCGGCCAGGGCGGAAATTAAGCATACGGTCAGGCTCCGCTGAGGGCATCCAGTTTCAATTGCACGGCTTGCCGCAGGGGATCGGCGGCGCCGAGCCCGTCGAGCGCGGCCTGCCATGCCTTGCGGGCATCTTCATGCTTGCCCTGGGCAGCCAGGATATCGCCGCGGCGATCGGCGTACAGGGCGGCGAAAGCCGGCGGCGGGTTGTCGAGCTGCGCCAGGGCGGCGTCGTATTGCTTCTGATCGAGCAGCAGGCCGGCCAGGCGCACGCGCGCCACCGGCTGCAGCGCCGCCTGCTTGGGCTGGCCGGCCAGCCATTCGAGCTGTTCGCGCGCGCCAGCGGCATCGTTCTGCTGTTCGAGCGCGTGGGCGGCGACCAGGGCGCCGCGCGCCGCATAGCCGGTGGACGGGTAGTCGCTGCGCAGGGTCGAAGCCGCGGCCTTGATGCGCACCGCGGCATCAGCGCCGCCCAGGCGAGCCGCGTCTTCCAGGGCCTCGAAATAGCCCATGGCCTGGTTGGCGCGGTGCGACTGGTAGGCCTTCCAGCCCCACCAGCCGCCCCAGGCCAGCGCGGCGATGGCCGCCAGGGTGACCACCAGCGTGCCGTAGCGCGCCCACCAGGCCTTGATTGCGTCGAGTTGTTCCTGTTCTTCGAGATCGTATGCCATGCTAACCCTTGGATTTCAAAACATCGGCCAGACGGTCCAGCGCGACCTGCTGCTGCTCGGCTTCGCCGGCGCGCAGGAACTTGACGCTGGCGGTGCCGGCGGCCACTTCATCGCTGCCAAGAATAACCGCAACACGGGCGCCGCTGGCGTCGGCCCGCTTGAATTGCGATTTGAAGCCGGACGAGCCGGCATGCACGATGACCGACAAACCGGCATCGCGCAGTTGTTCGCCGACGCGCGCGGCCAGGCGCTGCGCATCTTCGCCCTGGTGCACCAGGTAGACCTCGCACTCGGGCACGGGCGTCGGCGGCACGCTCTGTTCCCAGAGGTCGAGCAGGCGCTCCATGCCGATGGCAAAGCCGACCGCGGGCGCGGGCTTGCCGCCCAGCAGCTCGACCAGGCCGTCGTAGCGGCCGCCGCCGCACACCGTGCCCTGGGCGCCCAGGCGGTCGGTGACCCATTCGAAGACGGTCAGGTTGTAGTAGTCGAGCCCGCGCACCAGGCGCGGGTTGAGCCGGTATTCGATGCCGGCATCGGCCAGCAGCTGGCACAGGCCGTCGAAGTGGGCGCGCGATTCGTCGCCCAGGAAATCGAACAGGCGCGGCGCGCTGTCGGCCATGGCCTGCATGGCGGGGTTCTTGGTGTCGAGCACGCGCAGCGGATTGCTGTACAGGCGGCGCTGGCCGTCTTCGTCGAGGATGTCGCGGTGGCGTTCGAGATGCTGGATGAGCGCGGCCCGATGGGCGGCGCGCTCGGCCGGCTGGCCCAGCGAATTCAGTTCCAGGCGCACGTCGGCCAGGCCCAGGCGCTTCCAGAGGCGCGCCAGCATGACGATGAGCTCGGCGTCGACGTCCGGGCCGGCAAAGCCCAGGGCCTCGACGTCGATCTGGTGGAACTGGCGGTAGCGGCCGCGCTGCGGGCGCTCATGGCGGAACACGGGGCCGATGCTGTAGACGCGCTGCGGCCGGTCGTAGAGCAGGTTGTGCTCGATGCTGGCGCGCACCACGCCGGCGGTCATTTCGGGCCGCATGGTGAGCGAATCGCCGTTGAGCGCATCCGTGAAGGTGTACATCTCTTTTTCGACGATGTCGGTGACTTCGCCGATGCCGCGCGCGAACAGGCGCGTGTGCTCGAGTACGGGCGTGCGCACGTTGCGGTAGCCATAGCCGTGCAGCCAGTCGCGCACGATGCCTTCGAATTGTTCCCAGCGCGCGCCGTCGCCGGGCAGTACGTCGTTCATGCCGCGTATGGCGGCGACTTTCTGGAAAGCTTGCGTCATCTTCTTCATGCCGCGACGGCCCGCGCCGCGGGGCGCCTGGCGGCTCAGCCCTTTTTCAGTGTGTGGCCTGCGCGCCGTAGCGGCGCGCGACGTAGTCTTCGACAATGGTCTGGAATTCTTCGGCGATGCGCTCGCCCTTCAGGGTGACCGTGCGCTCGCCGTCGATGAACACCGGCGCCGCCGGCACTTCGCCCGTGCCGGGCAGGCTGATGCCGATATCGGCGTGGCGGCTTTCGCCGGGGCCGTTCACCACGCACCCCATCACCGCGACGTTCATGCTTTCGACGCCTGGATAGCGCGCGCGCCATATCGGCATCTGGCGGCGCAGGTACGACTGGATGCTGTCGGCCAGTTCCTGGAAGAACGTGCTGCTGGTGCGCCCGCAGCCCGGGCAGGCCACAACCATGGGCGTGAACGCCCGCAGGTTCATGGTTTGCAGGATTTCCTGCGCCACGATGACTTCGCGGGCTCGGTCGCCGCCCGGTTCGGGGGTGAGCGAAATGCGGATGGTGTCGCCGATGCCCTGCTGCAGCAGCACCGCCAGCGCCGCCGTCGAGGCGACGATGCCCTTGCTGCCCATGCCCGCTTCGGTCAGGCCCAGGTGCAGCGGGTAATCGCAGCGCGCGGACAGGTCGCGATAGACGGCAATGAGGTCTTGCACGTGGCTGACCTTGCACGACAGGATGATGGCATCGCCGCGCAGGCCGAGTTCTTCGGCGCGCTGCGCATTGCTGATGGCCGAGACCACCAGCGCGTCGCGCATCACGGCCTGGGCTTCCCAGGGCTGCGCGCGGCGGCTGTTTTCGTCCATTTTGCGCGCCATCAGCTCGTGATCGAGACTGCCCCAGTTGACGCCGATGCGCACCGGCTTGTCGTGGCGGCATGCCACTTCGATCATCTGGGCGAAATTGTCGTCGCGCCGCTTGCCGCCGCCCATGTTGCCGGGATTGATGCGGTATTTGGACAGCGCCTGGGCGCAATCGGGAAACTGCGTCAGCAGCTTGTGGCCGTTGTAGTGGAAATCGCCCACCAGCGGCACGGACACGCCCATGCGGTCGAGCTGCTCGCGGATGGCGATGACTTCGCGCGCGGCCTCGGGGGTGTTGACCGTGATGCGCACGAGCTCGGACCCCGCCTGGGCCAGTTCCTTGACCTGGATGGCGGTGGCGATGGGGTCGGCGGTGTCGGTGTTGGTCATGGATTGCACCACGACCGGCGCCGCGCCGCCAATGACGACCTGGCGGTCGCCCCATTTGACGGTGACCGAACGGGTGGGCCGGCGCTGCGCGGCCCCTACTTCGGGCGGCGGAACATCCAGGCAGGGCGGAGACGGCTGTTGCATGCGTACACCGGTATTACGGATTCACCCGGGAAAACCAGGCCGTGGGCAGCCATTCGGCGGGCAGCCAGCCCTGCCAGAACGCATAGACGATCAGCGCGACCAGCAGAACCAGGATGACCAGCAGCCAGCCCCAGGGCATGCCGCCGCGCTCGTCGTCGTGCGGCTGGACCGGCACCGCCATGGGGCGCGGGATGCGGTGTCCCGAGGCGGGCGCCGGCGCGGCGGCGATTTGCGTTTCGAGCGAAGCGACGATGGCCGAGGCATCGGCGTCGAGCAGGCGCGCATAGCTGCGGATCAGCCCGCGCAGCGACACGCCCGACGGCAGCTTGGCCCATTGCTCGTTTTCGAGCGCCTGGATCTGGCGCGACGAGAATTTGATGCGGCTGGAGACTTCCTCGAGCGACCAGCCACGCGCCACGCGCAGCGCCTGCAGCGCCTGGCCCACCGTGGCGGCGTGCGCCTGGGCCTGCACGGGGGATTCGCTTGCGGAAACAGCCGGGTCGAGCTCCTGCGTCATGCCTGCACCTGTGCAATGGGAATGGTACGGCCGGCGTTGCGCTGGGCAACGCGCGTGCGGTCGCGCACTTCGCCGGCCAGTTGGCCGCAGGCCGCGTCGATGTCATCGCCGCGCGTCTTGCGCACCGTGGTGACGATGCCGGCGTCCATCAGCCTTTGCGCGAAGACTTTCACGCGGGCCGACGGCGAACGCTTCAGGCCCGAGGCCGGAAACGGATTGAACGGAATCAGGTTGAGCTTGCAGCGCACCTGGCGGGCCACCTGGATGAGCGCCTTGGCATGCTGGTCGGTATCGTTGATGCCGTCGAGCATGCAGTATTCGAAGGTGATGAAATCGCGCGGCGCGCTGGCCAGATAGCGTTCGCAGGCGGCCAGCAGCTCGGCCAGCGGGTATTTCTTGTTGAGCGGGACCAGTTCATCGCGCAGCGCGTCGGTGGGGGCGTGCAGCGACACGGCCAGCGCCACGGGGCAGTCCCGCGACAGGCGGTCCATCATGGGCACCACGCCCGAGGTGGACACGGTGACCCGGCGGCGCGACAGGCCATAGGCGTTGTCGTCGAGCATGAGGCGCAGGGCGGGCAGCAGCTGGTCGTAGTTGAGCAGGGGCTCGCCCATGCCCATCATGACGACATTGCTGACGACGCGCGTGTCGTCGTTGCCGGCGCCGCCCAGCCGCGCGGTGCCGGCGTCGGCTTCGAGCACGCGCTTGGCCCA
This genomic window from Bordetella petrii contains:
- the hflX gene encoding GTPase HflX, with translation MRALIISVDLGSPDFAAHAEEFAMLARGAGAEIVGTVTVRRDRPDAKFFIGSGKVQEAVATAGALLADIVLFDQPLSPAQQRNLEREFNLRVVDRVALILDIFALRAKSHEGKLQVELAQLQHLVTRLTRLWTHLERQRGGIGMRGPGESQLEMDRRMIGAKVKVLRERLDRVERQRVTQRRARARGGALSVSLVGYTNAGKSTLFNALTRAGAYAADQLFATLDTTTRRIWIEGTGSVVLSDTVGFIRDLPPNLIAAFRATLEETIHADVLLHVVDAASPQRDEQIAEVDKVLAEIGAGSIPTILVHNKIDRAGLAPRVERNAHGTIARVFVSATERAGLDALRGAIAEIGQIVGNNASNHQTLQSE
- the hfq gene encoding RNA chaperone Hfq, producing MSNKGQTLQDPFLNTLRKEHVPVSIYLVNGIKLQGQIESFDQYVVLLRNTVTQMVYKHAISTVVPARAVNFQVDVPAE
- the hisC gene encoding histidinol-phosphate transaminase; its protein translation is MSRYWSPVVGTLSPYVPGEQPKLQDLVKLNTNEHPFGPSPKVLQAMRAACDDSLKLYPDPGSERLRQAIAAHFKVESGQVFVGNGSDEVLAHAFLALLKHDGPLLFPDITYSFYPVYCGLYQIASQAVPLTEDFCIDVQDYLPSAGRGAGAIIFPNPNAPTGRALALDDIERIVAANPDIPVVIDEAYVDFGAESAVPLVSRHDNLLVIQTLSKSRSLAGLRVGFAIGSRVLIEALERVKNSFNSYPVDRLAEAGAVAAIEDTAYFERTRQAVIATREALAGQLQALGFQVLPSAANFVFARHPGHDGAALAAALRERSIIVRHFKHARIDQFLRITVGTETQCARLVEALKGILAG
- the der gene encoding ribosome biogenesis GTPase Der, whose translation is MSFKPVVALVGRPNVGKSTLFNRLTRSRAALVADYSGLTRDRHYGEGRVGDTPFIVIDTGGFEPVAKTGILREMARQTSQAIAEADVVVFLVDARAGVNAHDHEIAQLLRKSGQQRVVLAVNKAEGMGVGNATSEFHELGLGTPHPISAAHGDGIVDLIGLALQDLVEPEPEPDPDAADLPPDHRIKLAIVGRPNVGKSTLINTLLGEERVIAFDLPGTTRDAIEIDFERDGRKYTLIDTAGLRRRGKVFEAVEKFSVIKTLQAIEASNVVLLMLDAQTEVSEQDAHIAGFVLETGRAVVVAINKWDGLDIDQRERIEREFQRKLRFLSFAPTHTISALKGQGIKPVLKSVVSAHAAAFAKLSTPKLTRELHAAVEQQPPPRKGIFRPKMRYAHQGGQNPPLVIIHGNALDAIPDSYRRYLETRFRDAFKLAGTPLRIEFKSSRNPYAQEN
- the bamB gene encoding outer membrane protein assembly factor BamB → MLNFRPGRVWRGAALAASLLALAGCSMFSSNDDRYEPAPLTEYAPGMSVRTVWSTSVGSGSGFGFVPAVVGDSVYAATPDGSVAKLELASGRVLWKADADTKLSAGVGSDGTTTVVASPLGEVIAFDDTGKVKWKAQASSDVSIAPVVGYGAVVVRSGDYRIQAFNIENGERLWSLQRPGPALALRSNAQMVMAEGLVITGLPGGKLLAINVGSGNVQWEGTVATPRGASDLERLTDVVGAPRIAGNLLCAVAYQGRIVCFDVTQGGRPLWAKDFSSASGMALDGQFAYAPDQHGVVNAFALDSGTNVWKQAALKNRKLTSPALLGSAVAVGDLDGYVHFLSRSDGTLLARMSVGGDAVVSPLQTTPQGLLVQNGNGNLVLIGTN
- a CDS encoding YfgM family protein, whose amino-acid sequence is MAYDLEEQEQLDAIKAWWARYGTLVVTLAAIAALAWGGWWGWKAYQSHRANQAMGYFEALEDAARLGGADAAVRIKAAASTLRSDYPSTGYAARGALVAAHALEQQNDAAGAREQLEWLAGQPKQAALQPVARVRLAGLLLDQKQYDAALAQLDNPPPAFAALYADRRGDILAAQGKHEDARKAWQAALDGLGAADPLRQAVQLKLDALSGA
- the hisS gene encoding histidine--tRNA ligase, with protein sequence MTQAFQKVAAIRGMNDVLPGDGARWEQFEGIVRDWLHGYGYRNVRTPVLEHTRLFARGIGEVTDIVEKEMYTFTDALNGDSLTMRPEMTAGVVRASIEHNLLYDRPQRVYSIGPVFRHERPQRGRYRQFHQIDVEALGFAGPDVDAELIVMLARLWKRLGLADVRLELNSLGQPAERAAHRAALIQHLERHRDILDEDGQRRLYSNPLRVLDTKNPAMQAMADSAPRLFDFLGDESRAHFDGLCQLLADAGIEYRLNPRLVRGLDYYNLTVFEWVTDRLGAQGTVCGGGRYDGLVELLGGKPAPAVGFAIGMERLLDLWEQSVPPTPVPECEVYLVHQGEDAQRLAARVGEQLRDAGLSVIVHAGSSGFKSQFKRADASGARVAVILGSDEVAAGTASVKFLRAGEAEQQQVALDRLADVLKSKG
- the ispG gene encoding flavodoxin-dependent (E)-4-hydroxy-3-methylbut-2-enyl-diphosphate synthase — protein: MQQPSPPCLDVPPPEVGAAQRRPTRSVTVKWGDRQVVIGGAAPVVVQSMTNTDTADPIATAIQVKELAQAGSELVRITVNTPEAAREVIAIREQLDRMGVSVPLVGDFHYNGHKLLTQFPDCAQALSKYRINPGNMGGGKRRDDNFAQMIEVACRHDKPVRIGVNWGSLDHELMARKMDENSRRAQPWEAQAVMRDALVVSAISNAQRAEELGLRGDAIILSCKVSHVQDLIAVYRDLSARCDYPLHLGLTEAGMGSKGIVASTAALAVLLQQGIGDTIRISLTPEPGGDRAREVIVAQEILQTMNLRAFTPMVVACPGCGRTSSTFFQELADSIQSYLRRQMPIWRARYPGVESMNVAVMGCVVNGPGESRHADIGISLPGTGEVPAAPVFIDGERTVTLKGERIAEEFQTIVEDYVARRYGAQATH
- a CDS encoding helix-turn-helix domain-containing protein, encoding MTQELDPAVSASESPVQAQAHAATVGQALQALRVARGWSLEEVSSRIKFSSRQIQALENEQWAKLPSGVSLRGLIRSYARLLDADASAIVASLETQIAAAPAPASGHRIPRPMAVPVQPHDDERGGMPWGWLLVILVLLVALIVYAFWQGWLPAEWLPTAWFSRVNP
- the rlmN gene encoding 23S rRNA (adenine(2503)-C(2))-methyltransferase RlmN: METAERVNLLGLDGAALSELVGQWGGKPFRARQLQRWMHQRGADSFDTMTDLARDFRGQLAQHCSIQALPVNTEQRSSDGTRKWLFDVGQGNAIETVFIPEDDRGTLCVSSQAGCAVNCRFCSTGHQGFNRNLTSSEIIGQLWWAKRVLEADAGTARLGGAGNDDTRVVSNVVMMGMGEPLLNYDQLLPALRLMLDDNAYGLSRRRVTVSTSGVVPMMDRLSRDCPVALAVSLHAPTDALRDELVPLNKKYPLAELLAACERYLASAPRDFITFEYCMLDGINDTDQHAKALIQVARQVRCKLNLIPFNPFPASGLKRSPSARVKVFAQRLMDAGIVTTVRKTRGDDIDAACGQLAGEVRDRTRVAQRNAGRTIPIAQVQA